In Bacteroidota bacterium, a single genomic region encodes these proteins:
- a CDS encoding substrate-binding domain-containing protein: protein MKKVFYSTLLILFISLLGCDSGGPKQFTDTTTSGKVSIVVDESYSLLFDSQIYTFQKLYKRGSIHASYLPEQEALSALMKDCCKVIVINRDLSSDERLQFKKNNLYPISTKIAEDAVALIVNNENINLQLSLAQLKSILLGKDSLWKQVNPESQEGRINVVFDNNNSANERYLREVLLDNQPYQKNCFAVKSNPEVINYVNTHKNALGVISVNWISDQDDTLSQRFLTKVKVVGISKSEGLDFYKPYQAYIKTKEYPLCRDVYMINRQTRAGLGTGFVSFVAGEKGQRMILKSGLVPATIPSRIVEIKN, encoded by the coding sequence ATGAAAAAAGTATTTTACAGCACGCTCCTGATTTTATTCATTTCACTTTTAGGGTGCGATAGTGGAGGGCCAAAACAATTTACAGATACCACCACTTCCGGTAAAGTTAGTATTGTGGTGGATGAAAGTTATTCACTTTTATTTGATTCACAAATTTATACCTTTCAAAAACTGTATAAGCGGGGTAGCATACACGCAAGCTATCTTCCTGAGCAAGAGGCACTGAGCGCACTTATGAAAGATTGCTGCAAAGTTATTGTCATAAATCGTGATTTGAGTAGTGATGAGCGATTACAATTTAAAAAGAATAACCTTTATCCCATTTCTACAAAAATTGCCGAAGATGCTGTTGCCTTGATTGTAAATAATGAAAATATAAATCTACAATTAAGTTTAGCCCAATTAAAATCTATATTGTTGGGAAAAGACAGTTTATGGAAGCAAGTAAATCCGGAATCGCAGGAAGGCAGGATAAATGTTGTATTCGACAACAACAATTCAGCAAATGAGCGTTATTTAAGGGAGGTATTACTGGATAATCAGCCCTACCAAAAAAATTGTTTTGCAGTAAAGTCGAATCCTGAAGTGATTAATTATGTGAATACACATAAGAATGCTTTAGGCGTTATTAGTGTGAACTGGATTAGTGATCAAGACGACACACTAAGCCAACGCTTTTTAACGAAAGTAAAAGTAGTAGGGATTTCAAAATCGGAGGGACTTGATTTTTATAAGCCTTATCAGGCCTACATAAAAACAAAAGAATATCCGCTCTGCAGAGATGTGTATATGATAAACCGACAAACCCGCGCAGGACTTGGCACGGGCTTTGTTTCTTTTGTTGCGGGTGAAAAAGGACAACGTATGATATTGAAGTCAGGACTTGTACCGGCAACTATCCCCAGCAGAATCGTAGAGATAAAAAACTAA
- a CDS encoding MotA/TolQ/ExbB proton channel family protein: MSSTKSTQESSFKALFAAIVIPTALVVSWIIYKFILGAPGNFDAEGHPVTGNYLGVIYMGGPIVPILITVNLLVLTFSIERFITISKAKGSARVEPFIRNVKNLMGTDKIDAAMAECDKQKGSIAAVIKAGLGKYKYVENDNTMDKEGKIAAIQKELEEATSLELPMLSKNLVIISTCASIATLIGLIGTVLGMIRAFAALAQAGAPDATALATGISEALINTALGIIGSTIAIIMYNYFTNKIDTLTYGIDEAGFSIVQTFNEKHKA, encoded by the coding sequence ATGAGCAGTACAAAATCAACACAAGAGAGTAGTTTCAAAGCGCTATTCGCAGCTATAGTTATACCTACGGCTTTAGTGGTATCATGGATTATATACAAATTTATTTTGGGAGCCCCCGGAAATTTTGATGCAGAAGGTCATCCAGTAACAGGCAATTACCTTGGTGTAATCTATATGGGAGGTCCAATTGTACCAATTTTGATTACTGTTAACTTATTAGTTCTTACCTTTTCAATTGAGCGTTTTATTACTATCTCAAAAGCAAAAGGCAGCGCACGAGTGGAGCCTTTTATCCGCAATGTAAAAAACTTGATGGGCACTGATAAAATTGATGCTGCAATGGCAGAGTGTGATAAACAAAAAGGTTCAATTGCTGCGGTAATTAAAGCTGGTTTAGGTAAATACAAGTATGTGGAGAATGACAACACAATGGATAAAGAAGGTAAAATCGCAGCCATTCAAAAAGAATTGGAAGAAGCTACTTCATTAGAATTGCCGATGCTTTCGAAGAATTTGGTTATTATTTCAACTTGTGCATCTATTGCCACTTTAATTGGTCTTATTGGAACAGTATTGGGTATGATTCGTGCTTTTGCCGCGCTTGCTCAGGCCGGTGCACCGGATGCAACAGCACTTGCAACAGGTATTTCCGAAGCACTTATTAATACGGCTTTAGGTATTATTGGTTCTACAATAGCGATTATTATGTATAACTATTTCACCAACAAAATTGACACCTTAACTTATGGTATTGATGAGGCAGGATTCAGCATTGTGCAAACATTTAATGAAAAACACAAAGCATAA
- a CDS encoding biopolymer transporter ExbD produces the protein MPKIKVPRSSPSLDMTPMVDLAFLLVTFFMLTTQFRATEPAVVDTPSSISEKILPENVMLISVDHDGKIFYAISGQETKIKTLLDMGKQYKIDFTPEEQKRFSLMTSFGVPIKQLKQYIALSETEKGKFKSMGIPADTTASNELSDWIQAGWRNGALAERALKDAGQKHEPLRFAIKADAKSNYITVKQVFDIFKKKEIYRFNLITDLESKDKE, from the coding sequence ATGCCTAAAATTAAAGTTCCCCGCAGCAGTCCTTCGCTGGATATGACGCCGATGGTGGATTTGGCTTTCCTCCTCGTAACCTTCTTTATGTTGACCACGCAGTTTCGTGCAACTGAGCCTGCAGTAGTGGATACTCCTTCTTCCATTTCGGAAAAAATATTACCAGAAAATGTAATGTTGATTTCGGTGGATCATGATGGCAAAATTTTTTATGCTATTAGTGGACAGGAGACCAAAATAAAGACCTTATTGGATATGGGTAAGCAATATAAAATAGATTTTACACCGGAAGAACAAAAACGCTTTTCCCTCATGACAAGTTTTGGAGTTCCTATTAAGCAATTGAAACAATATATTGCTTTATCTGAAACAGAAAAAGGTAAATTCAAATCAATGGGAATACCTGCAGACACAACAGCTAGTAATGAGTTGAGCGATTGGATTCAAGCAGGATGGAGAAATGGTGCATTGGCAGAACGTGCCTTAAAAGATGCCGGTCAAAAACATGAACCTTTGCGATTTGCCATTAAAGCTGACGCAAAATCTAACTACATCACAGTAAAACAAGTATTCGATATTTTCAAGAAAAAGGAAATTTATCGGTTTAATTTGATTACTGATTTGGAGTCGAAAGACAAAGAGTAA
- a CDS encoding TonB family protein: MFVQDWSNVVFEGRNELVFENKNKEYGAYQIRKGYNRTVTSALLIGISAFVFFALLPKIIDLLTPSEDDALKNNTEVAIDLTAPPPIDETEPPPPPPPPPPVMETVKFVPPVVTDEEVPDEEIPPPQEKLSETQVSTETQEGNGGDIIIPDGTGNEVVGTQPEEVFTIVEQMPSFPGGEEELFKYLSKNINYPAMEKDNGISGTAYVTFVVDKDGKIKDAKIARGVKGGSGCDREALRVVSNMPDWKAGKQNGRQVSVQFNLPIKFVLK; encoded by the coding sequence ATGTTTGTACAAGATTGGAGTAACGTTGTTTTTGAAGGACGTAACGAACTTGTATTTGAAAATAAGAACAAAGAATATGGAGCTTATCAAATTAGAAAGGGATATAACCGCACGGTTACCTCTGCATTACTGATTGGCATAAGTGCATTTGTGTTTTTTGCATTGCTTCCAAAGATTATTGATTTATTAACTCCATCGGAAGATGATGCGCTAAAAAACAATACAGAAGTGGCAATCGATTTAACTGCACCGCCACCCATTGATGAAACAGAGCCACCACCGCCACCACCGCCACCACCGCCGGTTATGGAAACGGTAAAATTTGTGCCTCCGGTTGTAACCGATGAAGAGGTTCCCGATGAAGAAATTCCACCTCCACAAGAAAAACTTTCGGAAACACAGGTTAGTACCGAAACTCAGGAAGGTAATGGCGGAGATATTATTATCCCCGACGGAACCGGTAATGAGGTTGTTGGAACACAGCCGGAAGAAGTATTTACAATAGTGGAACAAATGCCAAGTTTCCCGGGTGGTGAAGAAGAGTTGTTCAAGTATTTGAGCAAAAACATTAACTATCCTGCCATGGAAAAAGACAATGGCATTTCGGGAACAGCCTATGTTACATTTGTAGTAGATAAGGATGGTAAAATAAAGGATGCTAAAATTGCACGTGGGGTAAAAGGTGGGTCTGGATGTGACAGAGAAGCATTACGTGTAGTATCGAACATGCCGGATTGGAAAGCAGGTAAGCAAAATGGTCGACAAGTGTCTGTTCAGTTTAATTTACCTATTAAGTTTGTGTTAAAATAA
- a CDS encoding biopolymer transporter ExbD, which produces MAELNSDGGGSHGKHEKKRAKKSSTKIDMTPMVDLAFLLLTFFMLTTTFSKPKTMELNMPADPIEKQKQPKVKNAITFLLTENNKVYWYYGEFYAATNPDGKPATTLNKTNFSKDGIHKILLEDYNKDVATRIMELEKKRDTRQIADSTFKRMAVEIKGEKKSLMALVKTDDKATYGNVIDMLDELNICYVGKYALVDISAPELELVKQQPN; this is translated from the coding sequence ATGGCAGAATTAAATTCAGACGGTGGTGGCAGTCATGGTAAACATGAGAAAAAACGCGCCAAAAAATCGTCCACTAAAATAGACATGACGCCCATGGTGGATTTGGCGTTTTTGTTGCTTACTTTTTTTATGCTCACCACCACCTTCAGCAAACCCAAAACAATGGAGCTGAATATGCCGGCCGATCCAATAGAAAAGCAAAAGCAACCAAAGGTAAAAAATGCAATTACCTTTTTACTCACTGAGAACAATAAGGTGTATTGGTATTACGGTGAATTTTATGCGGCTACTAATCCGGATGGGAAACCTGCAACCACTTTGAATAAAACCAATTTCAGTAAGGATGGCATACACAAAATTTTATTGGAAGATTACAATAAAGATGTAGCTACCCGTATTATGGAATTGGAGAAAAAAAGAGATACACGTCAAATAGCAGACAGTACTTTTAAGCGTATGGCGGTAGAAATTAAAGGTGAGAAAAAATCCTTGATGGCACTCGTAAAAACCGACGATAAAGCAACTTATGGCAATGTGATTGACATGCTGGATGAATTAAATATTTGCTATGTAGGAAAGTATGCATTAGTTGATATTAGTGCCCCTGAACTTGAACTGGTTAAACAACAACCCAATTAA